In Pseudomonas sp. MYb327, one DNA window encodes the following:
- a CDS encoding DUF3426 domain-containing protein has product MTDSFVTQCPHCQTSFRVSHAQLSVARGVVRCGSCLQVFNAAKQLLEQAGKEPVAPVPAAVVEVPDPVEPKAISQKQWSAAELDLDTLDLDEELARLEQREIQPTTEFGRHREDSLSARRDSVDTDEEPWSDSLFSESAADRAQTAENLDALDALDEPETAIEPSKSARTEPSLSLSLEPIELDDEEQPPQLRLHDPLDTPLAHERLSATTADEIDDDLPSVEPLRKRRERNEPGVRADVLQDLTDDPLQLDWQRRRSPWARRLFWLLLVLLGAGALAGQYVAYHFDELARQDQYRPWFQQLCPQIGCTVPSKVDIAKIKSSNLVVRSHPEFSGALVVDAIIYNRAPFSQPFPLLELRFADLNGHLIASRRFKPGEYLNGDLEGMVEMPPQTPIHIALDILDPGAKAVNYSLSFHSPE; this is encoded by the coding sequence ATGACCGACAGTTTCGTCACTCAGTGCCCGCATTGCCAAACCAGCTTCCGCGTCAGCCATGCTCAATTGAGCGTGGCGCGCGGGGTCGTTCGCTGTGGCTCATGCTTGCAGGTGTTCAACGCCGCCAAGCAATTGCTTGAGCAAGCCGGCAAGGAGCCGGTCGCACCGGTACCTGCGGCCGTCGTTGAAGTACCGGATCCAGTAGAACCAAAGGCCATCAGTCAAAAACAATGGTCCGCCGCCGAACTGGACCTGGACACTCTGGACCTCGACGAAGAGCTCGCCCGCCTCGAACAGCGGGAAATCCAGCCGACCACTGAATTTGGTCGACACCGCGAAGACTCGCTCAGCGCCCGTCGCGATAGCGTCGATACCGACGAAGAGCCATGGTCCGACAGCCTGTTCAGCGAATCGGCTGCCGATCGTGCGCAAACGGCCGAGAACCTCGACGCCCTCGATGCGCTCGACGAGCCGGAAACGGCTATCGAGCCGAGCAAAAGCGCCCGCACCGAACCTTCGCTGTCGTTGTCGCTGGAACCCATCGAGCTGGACGACGAAGAACAGCCGCCACAACTGCGTCTGCACGACCCGCTCGACACGCCACTTGCTCATGAACGTTTGTCGGCAACGACTGCCGATGAGATCGACGACGACCTGCCTTCGGTCGAGCCCTTGCGCAAACGGCGCGAACGCAACGAACCCGGCGTTCGCGCTGACGTATTGCAGGACCTGACCGACGATCCGCTGCAACTCGACTGGCAAAGACGCCGCTCGCCATGGGCCCGCCGGCTTTTCTGGCTGCTGTTGGTCCTGCTCGGCGCCGGTGCTCTGGCCGGTCAATACGTGGCATACCACTTCGACGAACTGGCGCGACAAGACCAATACCGCCCGTGGTTCCAGCAGCTTTGCCCGCAAATCGGCTGCACCGTGCCCTCTAAAGTCGACATCGCGAAAATCAAAAGCAGCAACCTGGTGGTCCGCAGCCATCCGGAATTCAGCGGTGCGCTGGTGGTCGACGCGATCATCTACAACCGCGCGCCCTTCTCCCAGCCGTTCCCGCTCCTGGAATTGCGCTTCGCCGACCTCAATGGCCATCTGATTGCCAGCCGCCGCTTCAAGCCCGGCGAGTATCTCAACGGCGACCTCGAAGGCATGGTGGAAATGCCGCCGCAAACGCCGATCCACATTGCACTGGATATTCTCGATCCAGGCGCCAAAGCCGTGAACTACAGCCTGAGCTTCCACTCTCCCGAGTGA